One window from the genome of Balaenoptera musculus isolate JJ_BM4_2016_0621 chromosome 3, mBalMus1.pri.v3, whole genome shotgun sequence encodes:
- the MKNK2 gene encoding LOW QUALITY PROTEIN: MAP kinase-interacting serine/threonine-protein kinase 2 (The sequence of the model RefSeq protein was modified relative to this genomic sequence to represent the inferred CDS: deleted 3 bases in 3 codons; substituted 1 base at 1 genomic stop codon) — MVQKKTAELQGFHRSFKGQNPFELAFSLDQAHHGEPDFGLECPARPDMPASQPIDIPDAKKRGKKKKRCRATDSFSGRFEDVYQLQEDVLGEGAHARVQTCVNLITNQEYAVKIIEKQPGHIRSRVFREVEMLYQCQGHRNVLELIEFFEEDDRFYLVFEKMRGGSILSHIHKRRHFNELEASVVVQDVASALDFLHNKGIAHRDLKPENILCEHPNQVSPVKICDFDLGSGIKLNGDCSPISTPELLTPCGSAEYMAPEVVEPSARRQAIYDKRCDLWILGVILYILLSGYPPFVGHCGSDCGWDRGEAWPALQNMLFESIQEGKYEFPEKDWAHISFAAKDLISKLLVRDAKQRLSAAQCWQHPGCRGXCAPENTLPTPMVLQRNSCAKDLTSFAAEAIAMNRQLAQREEDAAEEAGQDQPVVIRATSRCLQLSPPSQSKLAQRRQRASLSAAPVVLVGDHA; from the exons ATGGTGCAGAAGAAAACAGCCGAACTTCAGGGCTTCCACCGTTCCTTCAAG gGGCAGAATCCTTTTGAGCTGGCCTTCTCCCTAGACCAGGCCCACCACGGGGAGCCTGACTTCGGCCTGGAGTGCCCGGCCCGCCCTG ATATGCCCGCAAGCCAGCCCATCGACATCCCCGACGCCAAGAAAAGgggcaagaagaagaagaggtgCCGGGCCACCGACAGCTTTTCGGGCAGGTTCGAAG ATGTCTACCAGCTGCAGGAGGACGTGCTTGGGGAGGGTGCCCACGCCCGCGTGCAGACCTGTGTCAACCTCATCACCAACCAGGAGTATGCCGTCAAG ATCATTGAGAAGCAGCCAGGCCACATTCGGAGTAGGGTTTTCCGGGAGGTGGAGATGTTGTATCAGTGCCAGGGACACAG GAACGTTCTAGAGCTGATTGAGTTCTTTGAGGAAGACGACCGTTTCTACCTGGTGTTTGAGAAGATGCGGGG AGGCTCCATCCTGAGCCACATACACAAGCGGCGGCACTTTAACGAACTGGAGGCCAGCGTGGTGGTGCAGGATGTGGCCAGCGCCCTGGACTTTCTGCACAACAAAG GCATCGCCCACAGGGACCTAAAGCCGGAAAACATCCTCTGTGAGCACCCCAACCAG GTGTCCCCCGTGAAGATCTGTGACTTTGACCTGGGCAGTGGCATCAAACTCAACGGGGACTgctcccccatctccaccccggAGCTGCTCACCCCG TGCGGCTCCGCCGAGTACATGGCCCCGGAGGTGGTGGAGCCTTCAGCGAGGAGGCAAGCGATCTATGAC AAGCGCTGCGACCTCTGGATCCTGGGCGTcattctctacatc ttgctCAGCGGCTACCCGCCCTTCGTGGGCCACTGCGGCAGCGACTGCGGCTGGGACCGCGGCGAGGCCTGGCCCG CTCTCCAGAACATGCTGTTTGAGAGCATCCAGGAGGGCAAGTACGAGTTTCCGGAGAAGGATTGGGCCCACATCTCCTTTGCTGCCAAAGAC CTCATCTCCAAGCTTCTCGTCCGTGACGCCAAGCAGAGGCTGAGTGCTGCCCAGTGCTGGCAGCACCCTGGGTGCAGGGGGTGA TGCGCCCCGGAGAACACCCTGCCCACGCCCATGGTCCTGCAGAG GAACAGCTGCGCCAAAGACCTCACGTCGTTCGCGGCCGAGGCCATTGCCATGAACCGGCAGCTGGCCCAGCGCGAGGAGGACGCGGCCGAGGAGGCGGGGCAGGACCAGCCCGTGGTCATCCGAGCTACCTCACGCTGCTTGCAGCTGTCCCCGCCCTCCCAGTCCAAGCTGGCCCAGCGGCGGCAGCGAGCCAGCCTGTCCGCGGCCCCCGTGGTCCTGGTGGGAGACCACGCGtga